CTGGCCCTGGTGCTGCGCCATACGCTGGGCGGCGGTCGCGCTCCGGGGGTGGTGGCGGGGCTCTCCCATGCGCTGGGCGTGGGTCTCTATGCACTGCTGACGGTGTGGGGGCTCGGCGCGCTGATCGTGCGTCAGCCGGCGCTGTTCCAGGTGATCACCTGGGCCGGCGCGGCCTACCTGGCCTGGCTCGGCCTCAAGGCCCTGCGTGCCGGTCGCGCCGGCCCGCTGGAAGCCGGGGCGGTGCCCACCACCCGGCGCCAGGCGGCCCGGGAGGGCATGCTGGTCGCGCTCGGCAACCCCAAGCTGATCCTCTTCTTCATCGCCCTGCTCAGCCAGTTCGTGACCCCGGACATGAGCCTGGCGGCCAAGGCGGTGATCGTGCTGACGGCCATGATCATCGACGGCGCCTGGTACGTGATGGTGGCGGTGGGGCTCTCCCACTCCCGGGTGCTGCCCTGGCTGCAGGCGCGCTCCCACTGGGTCAATCGCATCACCGGGGTGCTGCTGCTGGCCCTGGCCCTGCGCGTGGTGGCCGGGCCGCTGGCGTAGGCAACGTTGATGCCGGTCATCATACCTGTCGTGTGACTTTCATCAGGCGGTGTTACGCTCTGGTTACTTGCTGACCGGAATCCCGCCGATGTACGAC
The Halomonas alkalicola DNA segment above includes these coding regions:
- a CDS encoding LysE family translocator — encoded protein: MPFSLWLSLAAVCAMGAMSPGPSLALVLRHTLGGGRAPGVVAGLSHALGVGLYALLTVWGLGALIVRQPALFQVITWAGAAYLAWLGLKALRAGRAGPLEAGAVPTTRRQAAREGMLVALGNPKLILFFIALLSQFVTPDMSLAAKAVIVLTAMIIDGAWYVMVAVGLSHSRVLPWLQARSHWVNRITGVLLLALALRVVAGPLA